In Equus quagga isolate Etosha38 unplaced genomic scaffold, UCLA_HA_Equagga_1.0 71211_RagTag, whole genome shotgun sequence, one DNA window encodes the following:
- the LOC124234113 gene encoding myosin phosphatase Rho-interacting protein-like produces the protein AKPIYGGWLLLAPDGTDLDNPVHRSRKWQWRFFILYKHSLLRYALDEMGWRGLLLTPTGSRPGMLLNMLQCTGQPLTTQKDPAPNDSSAKAENPA, from the exons GCAAAACCCATTTACGGTGGCTGGCTGCTCCTGGCTCCAGATGGGACTGACCTTGACAACCCAGTGCATCGGTCTCGG AAATGGCAGTGGCGGTTCTTTATCCTCTACAAGCACAGCCTCTTGCGCTACGCCCTGGACGAGATG GGGTGGAGGGGGTTGCTACTGACACCTACTGGGTCGAGGCCGGGGATGCTCTTAAACAtgctgcaatgcacaggacagccacTCACAACCCAGAAAGATCCAGCCCCAAATGACAgcagtgccaaggctgagaaccctGCATGA